The following are from one region of the Paenalkalicoccus suaedae genome:
- a CDS encoding peptidoglycan recognition protein family protein translates to MNIVDRGFKIGNVAAMTPSAVRGVIIHHFGAPFSYTIENAQRDHSDVRRNSAGISSGIGYNGLVDTDGTKVQGRMFRQGAHARGYNGNHFGIATPGNFNSAKPSDVVLESMAEFTAWVLKQANLPVNATTVRGHRDVGSTDCPGRNFDMVDFRRRVQKYMGVTNVSAKPNNEPSAWAKATWEKATKAGIVDGNRPQEPVTRQEMAAMFDRAGLLDK, encoded by the coding sequence ATGAATATCGTTGATAGAGGGTTTAAGATCGGCAACGTAGCTGCCATGACACCATCAGCCGTAAGAGGCGTCATTATACACCACTTTGGCGCTCCCTTTAGCTATACCATTGAGAACGCTCAACGTGACCATAGTGATGTGCGCCGCAACAGCGCTGGCATAAGCTCTGGTATTGGTTATAATGGTTTAGTTGATACAGATGGGACAAAGGTGCAAGGGAGAATGTTTAGGCAAGGGGCGCACGCTAGAGGATATAACGGCAATCACTTTGGTATCGCAACACCCGGCAACTTTAATAGCGCGAAGCCAAGCGATGTTGTGCTCGAGAGTATGGCAGAGTTTACAGCGTGGGTATTAAAGCAAGCTAACCTACCAGTAAACGCTACAACGGTACGAGGTCACAGGGATGTCGGTTCAACCGACTGCCCAGGTCGCAACTTTGACATGGTAGATTTTCGCAGACGAGTACAAAAATATATGGGGGTGACTAATGTGAGTGCAAAACCAAATAACGAACCATCAGCGTGGGCTAAAGCGACATGGGAAAAAGCAACGAAGGCAGGCATTGTAGACGGAAACAGACCGCAAGAGCCTGTAACTCGTCAAGAAATGGCTGCTATGTTTGATCGAGCAGGGTTATTGGACAAATAA
- a CDS encoding phage holin, translating to MKINWKVRFKNPYFLAAIAGLIAMILGDFGLSTEAYWRYVEYLSYIAVTLGVINDPVVRGIGDSKRALNYKEPREDK from the coding sequence ATGAAGATAAATTGGAAAGTACGATTTAAGAACCCTTATTTTTTGGCAGCGATAGCAGGTTTAATTGCAATGATATTAGGAGACTTCGGACTATCAACAGAGGCGTACTGGCGCTATGTGGAGTACCTCAGTTATATTGCCGTGACACTTGGGGTCATAAACGATCCAGTCGTGAGGGGTATTGGCGACAGCAAACGAGCCCTTAACTACAAAGAGCCAAGGGAGGATAAATAG